Proteins encoded in a region of the Delphinus delphis chromosome 13, mDelDel1.2, whole genome shotgun sequence genome:
- the PGAM5 gene encoding serine/threonine-protein phosphatase PGAM5, mitochondrial isoform X2 produces MAFRQALQLAACGLAGGSAAVFFSAVAVGKPRAGGDAEPRVVEPPAWAGAARPGPGVWDPNWDRREPLSLVNLRKRNLEPGEEELASRLDHYKAKATRHIFLIRHSQYHVDASLEKDRTLTPLGREQAELTGLRLASLGLKFNKIVHSSMTRAIETTDIISKHLPGVCKVSTDLLREGAPIEPDPPVSHWKPEAVYYEDGARIEAAFRNYIHRADTKQQEDSYEIFICHANVIRYIVCRALQFPPEGWLRLSLNNGSITHLVVRPDGRVALRTLGDTGFMPPDKISRS; encoded by the exons ATGGCGTTCCGGCAGGCGCTGCAGCTGGCGGCCTGCGGCCTGGCCGGGGGCTCGGCCGCGGTGTTCTTCTCGGCGGTGGCAGTGGGGAAGCCCCGCGCGGGCGGGGACGCGGAGCCGCGCGTGGTCGAGCCGCCGGCGTGGGCGGGGGCCGCGCGCCCCGGGCCCGGCGTCTGGGACCCCAACTGGGACAG GAGAGAACCACTGTCCCTGGTCAACCTGCGGAAGAGGAACCTGGAGCCCGGAGAAGAAGAGCTGGCGTCCAGGCTGGACCACTACAAGGCCAAGGCCACACGGCACATCTTCCTCATCAGGCATTCGCAGTACCACGTGGACGCCTCCCTGGAGAAGGACCGCACGCTGACGCCCCTGG GTCGTGAGCAGGCTGAACTAACCGGTCTCCGACTTGCAAGCTTGGGGTTGAAGTTTAATAAAATCGTCCATTCCTCCATGACCCGTGCGATAGAGACCACTGACATCATCAGCAAACACCTGCCAG GCGTCTGCAAGGTCAGCACAGACCTGCTGAGGGAAGGCGCCCCCATCGAGCCTGACCCCCCCGTGTCTCACTGGAAGCCGGAGGCTGTG TATTATGAGGACGGGGCGCGGATCGAGGCCGCCTTCCGGAACTACATCCACCGGGCGGACACCAAGCAGCAGGAGGACAGCTACGAGATCTTCATCTGCCACGCCAACGTCATCCGCTATATCGTGTGCAG GGCGCTGCAGTTCCCTCCAGAAGGCTGGCTCCGCCTTTCCCTCAACAACGGCAGCATTACGCACCTGGTAGTCCGGCCAGATGGCCGAGTGGCGCTCAGGACCCTCGGGGACACGGGATTCATGCCTCCTGACAAGATCTCTCGCTCCTGA
- the PXMP2 gene encoding peroxisomal membrane protein 2 isoform X4, which yields MAPAASKLRAEADVGAFPRRALAQYLRLLRLYPVLTKATTSGILSALGNFLAQLIEKNQEKEDCSQKLDVRGPLSYAIYSS from the exons ATGGCGCCGGCGGCGTCGAAGCTGAGGGCCGAGGCCGACGTCGGGGCATTCCCGCGGCGGGCGCTCGCCCAGTACCTGCGCCTCCTGCGGCTCTACCCGGTGCTCACCAAGGCGACCACCAG TGGCATTTTGTCAGCACTTGGGAACTTCCTGGCCCAATTGATTGAGAAGAATCAGGAAAAAGAAGACTGCTCTCAAAAGCTAGATGTCAGAGGGCCTCTCAGCTATGCCATTTACAG ctcctga
- the PXMP2 gene encoding peroxisomal membrane protein 2 isoform X2 encodes MAPAASKLRAEADVGAFPRRALAQYLRLLRLYPVLTKATTSGILSALGNFLAQLIEKNQEKEDCSQKLDVRGPLSYAIYRGRTRPPSLRR; translated from the exons ATGGCGCCGGCGGCGTCGAAGCTGAGGGCCGAGGCCGACGTCGGGGCATTCCCGCGGCGGGCGCTCGCCCAGTACCTGCGCCTCCTGCGGCTCTACCCGGTGCTCACCAAGGCGACCACCAG TGGCATTTTGTCAGCACTTGGGAACTTCCTGGCCCAATTGATTGAGAAGAATCAGGAAAAAGAAGACTGCTCTCAAAAGCTAGATGTCAGAGGGCCTCTCAGCTATGCCATTTACAG GGGAAGGACGCGGCCGCCTTCACTGCGAAGATGA
- the PXMP2 gene encoding peroxisomal membrane protein 2 isoform X3: MAPAASKLRAEADVGAFPRRALAQYLRLLRLYPVLTKATTSGILSALGNFLAQLIEKNQEKEDCSQKLDVRGPLSYAIYRWLFLCIYPSG, translated from the exons ATGGCGCCGGCGGCGTCGAAGCTGAGGGCCGAGGCCGACGTCGGGGCATTCCCGCGGCGGGCGCTCGCCCAGTACCTGCGCCTCCTGCGGCTCTACCCGGTGCTCACCAAGGCGACCACCAG TGGCATTTTGTCAGCACTTGGGAACTTCCTGGCCCAATTGATTGAGAAGAATCAGGAAAAAGAAGACTGCTCTCAAAAGCTAGATGTCAGAGGGCCTCTCAGCTATGCCATTTACAG atggcTATTCTTATGCATTTATCCTTCCGGATGA
- the PGAM5 gene encoding serine/threonine-protein phosphatase PGAM5, mitochondrial isoform X1 → MAFRQALQLAACGLAGGSAAVFFSAVAVGKPRAGGDAEPRVVEPPAWAGAARPGPGVWDPNWDRREPLSLVNLRKRNLEPGEEELASRLDHYKAKATRHIFLIRHSQYHVDASLEKDRTLTPLGREQAELTGLRLASLGLKFNKIVHSSMTRAIETTDIISKHLPGVCKVSTDLLREGAPIEPDPPVSHWKPEAVQYYEDGARIEAAFRNYIHRADTKQQEDSYEIFICHANVIRYIVCRALQFPPEGWLRLSLNNGSITHLVVRPDGRVALRTLGDTGFMPPDKISRS, encoded by the exons ATGGCGTTCCGGCAGGCGCTGCAGCTGGCGGCCTGCGGCCTGGCCGGGGGCTCGGCCGCGGTGTTCTTCTCGGCGGTGGCAGTGGGGAAGCCCCGCGCGGGCGGGGACGCGGAGCCGCGCGTGGTCGAGCCGCCGGCGTGGGCGGGGGCCGCGCGCCCCGGGCCCGGCGTCTGGGACCCCAACTGGGACAG GAGAGAACCACTGTCCCTGGTCAACCTGCGGAAGAGGAACCTGGAGCCCGGAGAAGAAGAGCTGGCGTCCAGGCTGGACCACTACAAGGCCAAGGCCACACGGCACATCTTCCTCATCAGGCATTCGCAGTACCACGTGGACGCCTCCCTGGAGAAGGACCGCACGCTGACGCCCCTGG GTCGTGAGCAGGCTGAACTAACCGGTCTCCGACTTGCAAGCTTGGGGTTGAAGTTTAATAAAATCGTCCATTCCTCCATGACCCGTGCGATAGAGACCACTGACATCATCAGCAAACACCTGCCAG GCGTCTGCAAGGTCAGCACAGACCTGCTGAGGGAAGGCGCCCCCATCGAGCCTGACCCCCCCGTGTCTCACTGGAAGCCGGAGGCTGTG cagTATTATGAGGACGGGGCGCGGATCGAGGCCGCCTTCCGGAACTACATCCACCGGGCGGACACCAAGCAGCAGGAGGACAGCTACGAGATCTTCATCTGCCACGCCAACGTCATCCGCTATATCGTGTGCAG GGCGCTGCAGTTCCCTCCAGAAGGCTGGCTCCGCCTTTCCCTCAACAACGGCAGCATTACGCACCTGGTAGTCCGGCCAGATGGCCGAGTGGCGCTCAGGACCCTCGGGGACACGGGATTCATGCCTCCTGACAAGATCTCTCGCTCCTGA
- the PXMP2 gene encoding peroxisomal membrane protein 2 isoform X1: MAPAASKLRAEADVGAFPRRALAQYLRLLRLYPVLTKATTSGILSALGNFLAQLIEKNQEKEDCSQKLDVRGPLSYAIYRAAGSLLPPLRGDWIPPEAPSAGVTRLLLGRLLFAPAFLSSFFLIVNSLEVGLCHVALMQASSSLDRDAVVGMQRLCELYTQT, translated from the exons ATGGCGCCGGCGGCGTCGAAGCTGAGGGCCGAGGCCGACGTCGGGGCATTCCCGCGGCGGGCGCTCGCCCAGTACCTGCGCCTCCTGCGGCTCTACCCGGTGCTCACCAAGGCGACCACCAG TGGCATTTTGTCAGCACTTGGGAACTTCCTGGCCCAATTGATTGAGAAGAATCAGGAAAAAGAAGACTGCTCTCAAAAGCTAGATGTCAGAGGGCCTCTCAGCTATGCCATTTACAG GGCCGCTGGGTCACTCCTTCCACCTCTTCGTGGGGACTGGATCCCTCCCGAGGCCCCCTCGGCAGGCGTCACGAGGCTGCTGCTGGGCCGCCTCCTCTTCGCACCCGCCTTCCTGTCATCGTTCTTCCTCATCGTGAACTCCCTGGAGGTTGGCCTCTGCCATGTAGCACTCATGCAGGCCAGCTCTTCTTTGGACAGGGATGCTGTGGTTGGAATGCAGAGGCTCTGTGAACTTTACACTCAAACTTAA